The sequence ATCACGATGCTCGCAGTGGGATTGTAGACGCCTCACAGACCCGGGTAAGTGGTCGGCGTCTGCTGAAGATGCTGGTATGGTTCGATAATGAGTGGGGCTTTGCAAATCGTATGGTGGATGCCTTGGAGAATCCTCACCTCCTGTCTGGATTGATTGAATCCTGACCCTGTTACTAATTTCCGTTTTTCTTCAAATATGTCGAGTGAGCATTTCGGAGTGTGCTGTTCAAGCGGTTGTCAGTTTTAGGACCTCCTGAACGAGACGATCGACACCATCACCTATCTGATCTACTCGCGAATCAAGCATATAGCAGGGCGTGCTTACTACCTTGTGCTCAGTGTCCACGACTATTTCTCCATGCAAGGTTGTTGTATGATGTGCTCCCATGGTTTCAATATTGCGAGCGGTGGCGGGGTCCTGACCAACAGTAACGCGCACCTGATTGAGTAGTTTGGCGAGAATAACCGGAGCAATGCAGAGGGCACCGATGGGTTTTTTGTCTTCGAACATGGCGATAATTGCTTTTTTCACATCTGTGTTGATCGAGCAATCCGGTCCGTCAAAGGCGTAGCTGGAGAGGTTTTTTGCAGCTCCAAGGCCACCAGGGATGATGATGGCGTCATGGGCAGCAGCATCAAAATCACTGAGGTCACGAACAGCTCCCCTTGCTATGCGGGCGGACTCAATGAGTACATTTCGCTGTTCGGTCATCTCCTGTCCAGTGATGTGGTTGAGTACGTGGTGTTGGGTGATATTTGGAGCGTAACATTGATAATCTGCTCCATTCTTGTGAATGGCCCAGAGGGTGAGCGTGGCTTCGTGAATTTCAGATCCATCACGATTGCCACAGCCTGAGAGGATTACAGCGATAGATTTTTTGCTCATGGCATTACCTGGAATGATTTGAATTACATGTTGAGGTGGTAGATTGCCTGAAGATTTCTATATTTTTCATCAAAATCAAGGCCATATCCGATAAGAAATCCTTGAGAAATTGCAAACCCGGCATAGTCGATGGTGACCTCATGCTCCCTGCGCTCCGACTTGTCAATGAGTGAGCAGATCTTTACAGAAGCAGCACCCTCCTCACTGAAATGGTTAGCCAGCCACTGCATGGTGAGACCAGTATCGATAATATCTTCAACGAGAAGGACATGCCTGTTTTCTATGGACTGAGCGGGGCTGGATACCAGAGTGATTTTACCAGTGGAAGAGGAACTCCCACCGTAAGAGGAAACCTGGATAAAATCAGCAGATAGATTAAGATCGATCTCCCTTATCAGGTCTGCCATAAAGATAAAGGCACCTTTCAGGACACCGATAACAACAAGCTCTTTATCCTGGTAGTCTTTGCTGATTTCCTGGCCGAGTTCTCTGATTCGATCATGGATTGCCTGTTTGCTGAGCACGATTTCTTTATTTGAGTAGTCCATGGGGTTTTGTAAAGTCTGTAGAATGGTGATACGTTAGCGTATGAAAATTAATGTGTCACTATTCAGTAAGTTTTCGCCAAAGTCAAGAGAAAGGAATGCAAAATTGGTTCTGTCGGAATTTGAAAGATGCGCAGGCTTCACCCTGTTGACAAATCAATCCTCTTAAAGTAGATTATAAATTTCATTTATGGAATGTATCAGTTAACGTGGTGATTGCAATTACTGTCACCGTTTGAACCTTTTACAAGTTACGAGTTTATTCATGGGAAAGTCATCTACTACACTTAATCCGGCATTTAATGGGGAAGTGACCTCGCTTCCGGGCGGAGAACATCTCAACAGTTGTTTTGCCTGCGGTGCATGCAGCGGAATATGTCCTGTCTCCCAGGCTATTCCTGAATTTGATCCGCGCAAAATTATTCATATGATTCGAATGGGTATGAAGGAGCGTCTGCTCACTTCAGACATGCTCTGGTACTGTTCAGGATGCCGTTCCTGTGTGTTTGTCTGTCCTCAGGATGTTAGTTTTGCTGATATCATGGGTGCTGTGAGTAAGCTTGCCTTAAGAGAAGGCTATGTAAGCGAAGAGACACTGATCGAAAAAGGTAAAGCGGCCAAGGTTGAACGTGACCTCTGCGTGGCCTGTCTCACCTGTGTTCGCTCCTGCCCATGGGAGATTCCCAAGATTGATTTCCTTGGTGTGGCTACCATTGATGCTGAAAAATGTCGTGCCTGTGGGATCTGTGTAGAAGAATGCCCTGCTAACGCTATTACTTTGAATGAATCTCAGGATGAACGGCTCATCGCCGCCTGTGGAATAAAATAAAATCTAAAAAAGTTTTGAAAGAAGAGGATAGTGATGAGCTTTGATCCTGTTATAACCCTGTTCAGTTGTCATTATACTTCCCAGCAGAGCTGTGCTGCAGAAGGAAAGGAACTGGAGCAGCTGGGTTTTCCGTCCAGTATCAATCTGGTCAGGGTACCCTGTACCGGCAAACTGCAGATAACCACTCTGCTAAAGGCCTTTGAAGATGGTGCTGATGGTGTCTATGTTGTCGGTTGTCCCGAGGATGGCTGCCATAATGTCAAGGGAAGTATTCGTGCGGCGAAGCGTGTAGCTGCGGTACGTGCAGCTCTTGAAGAGCTTGGGGTGGAGGGCGAACGAGTTCAGATGTATCACCTTCCAAGGGGTTTGCATCCGGAATTTGTTGCAAAGGGCAAAGAGATGGACGCTCGGATTCGTGATCTGGGACCCAGCCCGTTTTCTAACTAATTTGTTACAGCAAGAGATTGGGACGCATACATTTCCAATCAGATATAGTGGAGTAAATAAATGATTGTTGCAGAACGTAAGCCAATGGCAGAGATCGTCGAGATGGTTCAGGACTGTAAAAAAATACTGGTTCTGGCCTGTCGTGGGTGTGTCACAGTGTGTTCGGCTGGCGGTGAGCGAGAGGCTGAAATTCTCTCTTCTCTTATCCGTCTTGGTATGAAAAAGGCTGGTAAATCCATTGAGATTACCACGGGAAGTCTGGTGCGGCAGTGTGACCGTGAATACATTGATGAGATCGATCAGTGGGACGGGCAATATGACGCTGTTGTTTCCACGGCCTGTGGTGTTGGCGTGAACTTTATCTCCAATCTTCGCAAGGACACCATGGTCTACCCTGCTTTAAATACTACTTTTTTCGGTGGGTCAGCTGAACAGGGTGAGTGGACAGAGCAGTGTGCTGGCTGTGGCGATTGTGTGCTCCATCTCACTGGCGGATTGTGTCCGGTGGCCCGTTGTGCCAAGAGCCTGATGAATGGACCATGTGGCGGCTCCGTTGATGGAAAATGTGAAATTCACAGAGATGTGGAGTGTATCTGGCAGTCCATTCATGATCGTCTTGCTTCTTTTGACAGATCGGCTCAGATGGAAGTTATTGCGCCGATTCGTGACTGGTCGACAGCTGGACATGGTGGCCCCCGTAAAGTTGTCCGTGACGATCTGACCGTGTAGTGCTGTTTTGCCGATACCTTGATGATTGTCAGGGGTGTTGTGAAATCGCTTTTGTACCTCTGGTACGGAAGCGATTTTTTTTGTTTTAGGCTAAGGTGTGTTTCATGAAGAATGAAAAGAAACAGTCCATCGATCTGGAAACGGCTCAAAGTTTGATCCTGAAGAAATGCAGGGTGTTGTCAGCTGAAAAAGTGAACCTCTCTAAAAGTCTGAAGCGTTTTCCTGCCGCACTGCTTGTGGCTCTTGAATCACTGCCTGGTTACGATCAGTCATTGAGGGATGGTTATGCAATCAGCAGAGAACAACAGGGAGGGAAAAACTGTTATGAAATCATTGATGAAGTGGCAGCCGGTGATACCAGAAAGCTTCTTCTAGGTGAAAACCAGGCTATACGAATAATGACTGGAGGCCTGATTCCTGAAAATGCCCTTGCTGTTGTCCCCAGGGAATTGTGCAGCGTTAATGGGGAGACTGTCAGCGTTAAGACTGTTTTTCTAGAGCCGCAGAGGGATTTTATTCACAGGAAGGGGTGTGAACTGGCAGAAGGAGAGGTGATTGTCCCTGAAGGTTCAGCCATTGAAGTCGAGCAGCTGATTTTACTTGCAGGCGTTGGCTATGATTCCGTGCCACTTGTTCGAAAGCCACGGATCAGTTTTTTCTGCACCGGTTCCGAATTGATTTCAGGAGGAGAGGAAAAGCTTGCAGGAGAAAAATATTCTGCGAACAGCCATCTCCTTCATGGCCTTATTGAGCATGCCGGGGCAAAAGTACAGGTACAGGGTACGGTCAAAGATGACCCGGAAGCTGTCATGGAAGCTCTTATTGCAATGAACGAATCAGGCTCTGACATTATTGTGAGTACAGGTGGGATGGGGCCTGGCAAATTTGATCTTGTTGAAGATGCTTTCTTGCGCGCCGGTGGCAGGGTGATCTATCATTCGCTTCATTTACGACCCGGGAAATCGACGCTCTTTGGAATGCTCGGCCGCTCACTTTTTTTCGGTATGCCGGGGCCTCCTCCTGCGGTGCATCTCCTGTTTAATGAGCTGATTCGACCAGCTATTCTTGCTCTTCAGGGAGCAAAAAACTGTCGACCAAGGGAGGTTGAGGCTTACCTGACCGAAAATCTCTATTTTCCAAAAAGAGGGTTGCCACGTCTGAAAAGCGGTTTTTTGAGTTTCGCAGAGGGCAGGTGTCTGGTGCGGCCTTCAACCACAATTGGTGGATCTAACTGCTACATCTATTGTTCAGAATCTGCAAGGGAGTTGAAAAGTGGTGAGCGAGTCACTGTTCATATGATTGATTCTTTACCCTGTATTGATTGACATGCTGGGCAGAAAAAACTTGCCCGACCCCCAATTGTTTCTTTTTGAATTGTTACACCACATCTCGAACATGCCTCGCCCGCTTTTCCGTATACCAGGAAGTTCATCTGAAAGTAGCCACCTTTCCCAGAGGCATTTACAAAGTCACTGATAGTGGAGCCTCCACATTGAATCGCATGGTTAAGCGTTTTTCGAATTATGGCGCGAAGTCGTTTCCAATCCTTCAAGGAGAGAGAAGAAGCCAGGCATTCCGGATGAATAGAGGCCCTAAAGAGCGATTCATTGGCGTAGATGTTCCCGATCCCGGCAATCACATGGCTGTCCATTATGAATTTTTTAATGCCGATTCTCCGACGAGCAGCGAGCTCGGCAAGATAGCTG comes from Desulfocapsa sulfexigens DSM 10523 and encodes:
- a CDS encoding 4Fe-4S binding protein, translated to MGKSSTTLNPAFNGEVTSLPGGEHLNSCFACGACSGICPVSQAIPEFDPRKIIHMIRMGMKERLLTSDMLWYCSGCRSCVFVCPQDVSFADIMGAVSKLALREGYVSEETLIEKGKAAKVERDLCVACLTCVRSCPWEIPKIDFLGVATIDAEKCRACGICVEECPANAITLNESQDERLIAACGIK
- a CDS encoding molybdopterin molybdotransferase MoeA → MKNEKKQSIDLETAQSLILKKCRVLSAEKVNLSKSLKRFPAALLVALESLPGYDQSLRDGYAISREQQGGKNCYEIIDEVAAGDTRKLLLGENQAIRIMTGGLIPENALAVVPRELCSVNGETVSVKTVFLEPQRDFIHRKGCELAEGEVIVPEGSAIEVEQLILLAGVGYDSVPLVRKPRISFFCTGSELISGGEEKLAGEKYSANSHLLHGLIEHAGAKVQVQGTVKDDPEAVMEALIAMNESGSDIIVSTGGMGPGKFDLVEDAFLRAGGRVIYHSLHLRPGKSTLFGMLGRSLFFGMPGPPPAVHLLFNELIRPAILALQGAKNCRPREVEAYLTENLYFPKRGLPRLKSGFLSFAEGRCLVRPSTTIGGSNCYIYCSESARELKSGERVTVHMIDSLPCID
- a CDS encoding hydrogenase iron-sulfur subunit; amino-acid sequence: MSFDPVITLFSCHYTSQQSCAAEGKELEQLGFPSSINLVRVPCTGKLQITTLLKAFEDGADGVYVVGCPEDGCHNVKGSIRAAKRVAAVRAALEELGVEGERVQMYHLPRGLHPEFVAKGKEMDARIRDLGPSPFSN
- the hpt gene encoding hypoxanthine phosphoribosyltransferase, translated to MDYSNKEIVLSKQAIHDRIRELGQEISKDYQDKELVVIGVLKGAFIFMADLIREIDLNLSADFIQVSSYGGSSSSTGKITLVSSPAQSIENRHVLLVEDIIDTGLTMQWLANHFSEEGAASVKICSLIDKSERREHEVTIDYAGFAISQGFLIGYGLDFDEKYRNLQAIYHLNM
- the elbB gene encoding isoprenoid biosynthesis glyoxalase ElbB, whose product is MSKKSIAVILSGCGNRDGSEIHEATLTLWAIHKNGADYQCYAPNITQHHVLNHITGQEMTEQRNVLIESARIARGAVRDLSDFDAAAHDAIIIPGGLGAAKNLSSYAFDGPDCSINTDVKKAIIAMFEDKKPIGALCIAPVILAKLLNQVRVTVGQDPATARNIETMGAHHTTTLHGEIVVDTEHKVVSTPCYMLDSRVDQIGDGVDRLVQEVLKLTTA
- a CDS encoding methylenetetrahydrofolate reductase C-terminal domain-containing protein, translating into MIVAERKPMAEIVEMVQDCKKILVLACRGCVTVCSAGGEREAEILSSLIRLGMKKAGKSIEITTGSLVRQCDREYIDEIDQWDGQYDAVVSTACGVGVNFISNLRKDTMVYPALNTTFFGGSAEQGEWTEQCAGCGDCVLHLTGGLCPVARCAKSLMNGPCGGSVDGKCEIHRDVECIWQSIHDRLASFDRSAQMEVIAPIRDWSTAGHGGPRKVVRDDLTV